GTTGTATTGAATGATCCCGGTCGTTTGCTTTCGGTTCATATAATGCATACTGCTCTGGTTGCTGGTTGGGCCGGTTCCATGGCTCTATATGAATTAGCTGTTTTTGATCCCTCCGACCCTGTTCTTGATCCAATGTGGAGACAAGGTATGTTCGTTATACCTTTCATGACTCGTTAGGAATAACCAATTCATGGGGCGGTTGGAA
The window above is part of the Brassica napus cultivar Da-Ae unplaced genomic scaffold, Da-Ae ScsIHWf_3141;HRSCAF=3960, whole genome shotgun sequence genome. Proteins encoded here:
- the LOC125603301 gene encoding photosystem II CP47 reaction center protein-like: MGLPWYRVHTVVLNDPGRLLSVHIMHTALVAGWAGSMALYELAVFDPSDPVLDPMWRQGGTITNRVFGVTKGSRSTYRVSGLCFLAAIWHW